Proteins encoded together in one Bacteroides zoogleoformans window:
- a CDS encoding DUF3575 domain-containing protein, whose translation MKKMYNPYSQAMKRPFLLLLFLLSLGHSRGQESDFRRGTDSVRVYFRQGESRLDPYFRENGARVRAFTERFSALLRDPSRRIRGLRVTAGASPEGSTALNQRLSERRAEAIRQLVSGYFPHEFGWLSTVPKGVDWQGLEKLVLADEYMPYRHEVLDILRYTPEWVTAGGKVADGRKRRLAMAGGGYAWRYMESRFFPELRASTLHVWYETEEAQQAVKDTVYILPPEQAEAVPAPQDRRPFYMALKTNLLYDALAVPNIGLEFYLGRGWSVAGNWMYTWLKSDSRHRYHRIYGGDLELRRWLSYGKKPLTGHHIGLYGQLLTYDLEWGGKGYLGDRWSYGGGIAYGYSAPIGRRLNLDFSIGIGYLGGEYFEYIPKGWCETHRKECYLWQATRQRRWFGPTKAEVSLVWLLGHDNVNTKKGGKR comes from the coding sequence ATGAAAAAGATGTATAACCCTTATTCACAGGCAATGAAAAGACCCTTCCTCCTCCTGCTTTTCCTGCTTTCCCTGGGGCATTCCCGGGGACAGGAATCCGACTTCCGCCGCGGCACGGATTCCGTGCGCGTCTATTTCCGTCAGGGCGAATCGCGCCTCGACCCCTATTTCCGTGAGAACGGCGCGCGCGTTCGCGCCTTCACCGAACGTTTCAGTGCCCTGCTCCGGGACCCCTCGCGGCGCATACGGGGCCTGCGGGTCACCGCAGGCGCCTCCCCCGAGGGAAGCACGGCATTGAACCAGCGTCTCTCCGAGCGGAGGGCCGAGGCCATCCGGCAGCTGGTCTCCGGCTACTTCCCCCATGAGTTCGGGTGGCTCTCCACCGTGCCCAAGGGCGTGGACTGGCAGGGACTGGAAAAGCTCGTGCTGGCGGACGAATACATGCCTTACCGCCACGAAGTGCTCGACATCCTCCGTTACACCCCCGAGTGGGTCACCGCCGGCGGCAAGGTGGCCGACGGCCGCAAGCGCCGTCTGGCCATGGCGGGCGGGGGCTACGCCTGGCGCTACATGGAGAGCCGCTTCTTCCCCGAGCTGCGCGCCTCCACCCTGCACGTGTGGTACGAGACAGAGGAGGCGCAACAGGCCGTGAAGGACACCGTCTACATCCTCCCGCCCGAACAGGCTGAGGCCGTACCAGCGCCGCAGGATCGCAGACCTTTCTACATGGCGCTGAAGACCAACCTGCTCTATGACGCCCTCGCCGTTCCCAACATCGGGCTGGAGTTCTACTTGGGCCGCGGCTGGTCGGTAGCCGGCAACTGGATGTACACCTGGCTCAAGAGCGACAGCCGCCACCGTTACCACCGCATCTATGGCGGCGACCTCGAGCTCCGCCGCTGGCTGAGCTACGGCAAGAAGCCGCTGACCGGGCACCACATAGGGCTTTACGGCCAGCTGCTGACCTACGACTTAGAGTGGGGCGGCAAGGGCTATCTGGGCGACCGCTGGAGCTACGGGGGCGGCATCGCCTACGGCTACTCCGCCCCCATCGGACGCAGGCTGAACCTCGACTTCAGCATCGGCATCGGCTACTTGGGCGGCGAATACTTCGAGTACATCCCCAAGGGATGGTGCGAGACCCACCGGAAAGAGTGCTACCTGTGGCAGGCCACCCGGCAGCGCCGCTGGTTCGGCCCCACCAAGGCCGAGGTGTCGCTGGTATGGCTGCTGGGACATGATAACGTAAACACGAAGAAAGGAGGCAAACGATGA
- the fabG gene encoding 3-oxoacyl-[acyl-carrier-protein] reductase has product MGLLTGKTAIVTGAARGIGKAIALKFAQEGADVAFTDLVIDENAEATVKELEALGVKAKAYASNAANFEDTANVVATIQKDFGRIDVLVNNAGITRDGLMMRMSEQQWDMVINVNLKSAFNFIHACTPIMMRQKAGSIINMASVVGVHGNAGQANYAASKAGMIALAKSIAQELGSRGIRANAIAPGFIMTAMTDALSDEVKAEWAKKIPLRRGGTPEDVADVATFLASDMSSYVSGQVIQIDGGMNM; this is encoded by the coding sequence ATGGGATTATTAACAGGAAAGACAGCCATTGTCACCGGTGCCGCTCGCGGCATTGGCAAAGCCATCGCGTTGAAGTTTGCTCAAGAAGGAGCTGATGTTGCGTTCACTGACTTGGTGATTGACGAGAATGCCGAGGCCACGGTGAAAGAGTTGGAGGCATTGGGCGTAAAAGCCAAGGCCTACGCGTCGAACGCCGCCAATTTTGAAGACACAGCCAATGTGGTGGCAACCATTCAGAAAGACTTCGGACGCATCGATGTTCTGGTGAACAATGCCGGCATCACGCGCGACGGACTGATGATGCGCATGAGCGAACAACAATGGGACATGGTCATCAACGTAAACCTCAAGTCGGCATTCAACTTCATTCACGCCTGCACGCCCATTATGATGCGTCAGAAAGCCGGCAGCATCATCAACATGGCGTCGGTGGTGGGTGTCCACGGCAATGCGGGGCAAGCCAACTACGCCGCTTCCAAGGCCGGTATGATTGCTTTGGCCAAGTCCATCGCACAAGAGCTGGGCTCGCGCGGCATCCGTGCCAACGCCATTGCGCCGGGGTTCATCATGACGGCCATGACCGATGCCTTGTCCGATGAGGTAAAGGCCGAATGGGCCAAGAAGATTCCTTTGCGTCGGGGCGGTACGCCCGAAGACGTGGCCGACGTAGCCACTTTCCTGGCTTCCGATATGTCATCCTACGTGTCGGGGCAAGTCATCCAGATAGATGGGGGTATGAACATGTAA
- a CDS encoding HU family DNA-binding protein has product MSVNYKLVRKKNPQKKSEPAKWYATPNSAKPLAQKAMTRAATENTTTAPIEMEAAMELLAAFIPQQLQQGHTVNVPGMGTFRLTFKSEGVEDIDKFNAGQMIKSPRIVFTPAKELRERTLQGISYENGGVLENKINYASLADYRKAKGIPEPTPGGTGGSGTGGGTPGGSGGQGENPLG; this is encoded by the coding sequence ATGAGTGTAAATTACAAATTAGTGCGGAAGAAAAATCCGCAAAAGAAAAGCGAACCTGCCAAATGGTATGCCACGCCCAACAGCGCAAAACCGTTGGCGCAGAAAGCCATGACCCGTGCCGCCACGGAGAACACCACCACGGCGCCCATCGAGATGGAGGCCGCCATGGAGCTGCTGGCAGCATTCATCCCGCAACAGCTTCAGCAGGGTCACACGGTGAACGTGCCCGGAATGGGTACATTCCGCCTCACCTTCAAGAGTGAGGGCGTGGAAGACATCGACAAGTTCAATGCCGGGCAGATGATAAAATCGCCCCGCATCGTCTTCACCCCCGCCAAAGAACTGCGTGAGAGAACTCTGCAAGGCATCAGCTACGAGAACGGCGGCGTACTGGAAAACAAAATCAACTACGCCTCGCTGGCGGACTACCGCAAAGCGAAAGGGATTCCCGAACCTACGCCCGGCGGCACAGGCGGTAGCGGCACGGGCGGCGGTACTCCCGGCGGCTCGGGCGGCCAAGGAGAGAATCCGCTTGGTTAG
- a CDS encoding S9 family peptidase: protein MKRLMILSGLLLMAGLAVRAQERVAEYKVRPAVAVRTPLQGDSINFKGERFTPADLLKTKISLDFDAHPSERVSADTAGYVTVAKADKDHLVYLFSTHLRAERFLKGKLNVYSPVRFEVFVNGESRQSKDTAEDSLSQVRPSVVSLRMEPEADCVVVIKLLSSADDKMQPMLKCEFEKEKDFAEVVCRMAPDLQRRLSLFETNFGSRVRWVSLSPNGKYLLTCYSDNYGVKRSKTRCELTEVKTGRVILPSANERMRWMPRSNKLYYTVVGKEQNDLVVFDPATMREEVLLKNVPEEHFTWSPTEDCLIYTLTDEGEKVAGPLKRLLHPDDRIPDSRNRYYLMKYDLSTGLSERLTYGSHSVYLNDISPDGKKLLCSTSKSNITECPFSLSSLFEIELSTLKTDTLVGWDAYIGGASYSPDGKKLLLTGGPDALGGIGRNCDPHPIANSFDTQAFILDLTTQKLDPITRDFNPTVTPLQWNRVDGCIYFNTTDGDCRNIYRYSLKTRRFEKLPLEEDVIYNFSLAEDNPSVAAYVGGGNTGTGAAYMYDAKKQTSALLANPMSLILEKIELGKMEEWDFTAADGTTIRGMMCLPPSFDPAKKYPLIVYYYGGTLPSTRGITSPYSPQLFASRNYVVYVLQPSGTIGYGQEFSARHVNAWGDRTADEIIEGTKKFCAAHPFVDAKRIGCLGASYGGFMTMYLQTKTDLFAAAASHAGISNVASYWGEGYWGYSYNSVAAAESYPWNNPDLFTKHGALFNADKIKTPLLLLHGTADTNVPIGESIQMYNALKILGKPVELITVEGENHFILDYDKRVLWHNSIMAWFARWLQNSPAWWNDLYPERHW from the coding sequence ATGAAAAGACTTATGATTTTATCGGGGCTGCTCCTGATGGCGGGATTGGCAGTCCGGGCACAAGAAAGAGTTGCCGAATACAAAGTACGTCCTGCCGTTGCAGTACGAACTCCCCTACAGGGAGACAGCATCAACTTCAAGGGAGAAAGGTTTACGCCTGCCGACCTGCTGAAGACGAAAATCAGTCTCGATTTCGACGCACATCCCTCCGAGCGCGTCTCTGCCGACACCGCAGGCTACGTCACCGTGGCGAAGGCGGATAAAGACCATCTGGTCTACCTGTTTTCCACCCATCTGCGGGCGGAACGTTTCCTGAAAGGCAAGCTGAACGTCTATTCGCCCGTCCGCTTCGAGGTGTTCGTCAACGGTGAATCGCGGCAGTCCAAAGACACGGCGGAAGACAGCCTGTCGCAGGTGCGCCCCTCCGTAGTGAGCCTGCGCATGGAGCCGGAAGCAGACTGCGTGGTGGTCATCAAGCTGCTCTCTTCGGCCGACGATAAGATGCAGCCGATGCTGAAGTGCGAGTTCGAGAAAGAGAAAGACTTTGCCGAGGTCGTTTGCCGGATGGCGCCCGACTTGCAGCGGCGCCTCTCTTTGTTCGAGACCAACTTCGGCTCGCGGGTGAGGTGGGTCTCCCTTTCGCCCAACGGCAAATACCTGCTGACCTGCTACTCCGACAACTATGGCGTGAAGCGTTCCAAAACCCGTTGCGAGCTGACCGAGGTGAAGACCGGGCGGGTGATATTGCCCAGCGCCAACGAGCGTATGCGTTGGATGCCACGAAGCAATAAGCTTTATTATACGGTTGTGGGTAAAGAGCAGAATGACTTGGTGGTGTTCGACCCCGCCACCATGCGCGAGGAAGTCTTGTTGAAGAACGTTCCCGAAGAGCACTTCACTTGGTCGCCTACGGAAGACTGCCTCATTTATACGCTGACGGATGAAGGCGAAAAGGTCGCCGGGCCGTTGAAGCGACTGTTGCATCCGGACGACCGCATACCCGATTCGCGCAACCGCTATTATCTCATGAAGTACGATTTGTCGACGGGACTTTCCGAACGCCTCACTTATGGCAGCCACAGCGTCTATCTGAACGATATTTCTCCTGACGGGAAGAAGCTGCTGTGCAGTACATCCAAATCGAACATCACCGAGTGTCCGTTCTCGCTTTCTTCTTTGTTCGAGATAGAATTGTCCACTTTGAAGACCGATACTTTGGTGGGCTGGGACGCTTATATAGGGGGGGCTTCTTATTCTCCCGACGGCAAGAAGCTGCTGCTGACCGGCGGGCCGGATGCCCTCGGAGGCATCGGACGCAATTGTGACCCTCATCCCATTGCCAACAGCTTCGACACACAAGCATTCATCTTGGACTTGACAACGCAGAAGTTAGACCCTATCACACGAGACTTCAACCCGACAGTAACTCCCTTGCAGTGGAACCGTGTGGACGGTTGCATTTATTTCAATACCACCGACGGAGACTGCCGGAACATCTATCGCTATTCTTTGAAGACCCGCCGGTTCGAAAAACTGCCACTTGAGGAAGATGTGATTTACAATTTCTCACTGGCCGAAGACAATCCTTCGGTTGCCGCCTATGTGGGAGGAGGAAACACCGGCACGGGAGCGGCTTACATGTATGATGCCAAAAAGCAGACCTCCGCTTTGCTTGCCAATCCCATGAGCCTCATCTTGGAGAAGATAGAATTGGGCAAGATGGAAGAGTGGGACTTTACGGCGGCAGACGGCACGACAATCAGGGGCATGATGTGCCTGCCTCCTTCTTTCGACCCGGCAAAGAAATACCCGCTTATCGTTTACTATTACGGCGGAACGCTGCCCTCCACGCGCGGCATCACCTCGCCCTACTCCCCCCAACTCTTTGCCTCGCGCAACTATGTGGTCTACGTCCTCCAGCCCAGCGGCACCATCGGCTACGGGCAGGAATTCTCGGCCCGCCACGTCAACGCTTGGGGCGACCGCACGGCCGACGAGATTATCGAGGGTACCAAGAAGTTCTGCGCCGCCCACCCCTTTGTCGACGCCAAGCGCATCGGCTGTCTGGGAGCTTCCTACGGCGGATTCATGACGATGTATCTGCAGACCAAGACCGACCTCTTTGCCGCCGCCGCCTCGCATGCCGGCATCAGCAACGTGGCCAGCTATTGGGGCGAAGGCTATTGGGGATATTCGTACAACTCCGTGGCCGCCGCCGAGAGTTATCCGTGGAACAACCCCGACCTCTTCACCAAGCACGGCGCCTTGTTCAATGCCGACAAAATCAAGACTCCGCTCTTGCTGTTGCACGGCACGGCGGACACCAATGTGCCCATCGGCGAGAGCATCCAGATGTACAACGCCCTGAAGATTCTGGGCAAACCGGTAGAGCTCATCACCGTCGAAGGCGAAAACCACTTCATCCTCGACTACGACAAGCGCGTGTTGTGGCACAACTCCATCATGGCATGGTTTGCCCGCTGGCTGCAGAACAGCCCGGCGTGGTGGAACGACCTGTATCCCGAAAGGCATTGGTGA
- a CDS encoding fimbrillin family protein, which translates to MKKNVLFLAAGLLAFASCSQDETTGLDKGGAIKFRPNVGNVTRGPIITTSNIAAFKVSASIAAAPANFFTDLQVNKAGTVWNTAQTYYWPGTGTLRFFAYAPVDVTTVAITPGAQTINNFSPTAAVASQKDVVVAYNTGTKAANEASGVALTFKHILSQIEVKAEMDAAAVGSYEIKVLGTKLGRIPSTANFTFPASVVTGTLPQSQWSAAATPADYGTMLDAAATLTAAAQKVTKDNFLMIPQQLTKWTGGNTADGAYIAVLCQISSKNGGNTTQIFPKVSGKYAYAAVPVNTNWLPGKKYTYKLKFLGSGGAGHVDPNQTNPDDPSDPNVDTTQNNGGDPVLGGAIKFTVTVEDWDELAEEEISL; encoded by the coding sequence ATGAAAAAGAATGTATTGTTTTTAGCTGCGGGCCTGCTGGCGTTCGCCTCCTGCTCGCAGGACGAGACCACGGGTCTGGACAAGGGCGGCGCCATCAAGTTCCGCCCCAACGTGGGCAACGTGACGCGCGGCCCCATCATCACCACGAGCAACATCGCGGCCTTCAAGGTGAGCGCGTCCATCGCGGCCGCCCCCGCCAACTTCTTCACCGACCTGCAGGTGAACAAGGCCGGTACCGTGTGGAACACCGCTCAGACCTATTACTGGCCCGGCACGGGCACACTGCGCTTCTTCGCCTATGCTCCGGTGGACGTGACCACCGTGGCCATAACCCCCGGGGCGCAGACCATCAACAACTTCTCGCCGACGGCCGCCGTAGCCTCCCAGAAAGACGTGGTAGTGGCCTACAATACCGGCACGAAGGCCGCCAACGAGGCGAGCGGCGTGGCGCTGACCTTCAAGCACATCCTCTCGCAGATCGAGGTGAAGGCCGAGATGGACGCCGCCGCCGTTGGAAGCTATGAAATTAAGGTATTGGGCACGAAACTGGGACGCATCCCATCCACGGCGAACTTCACCTTCCCCGCCTCGGTGGTAACGGGTACGCTGCCGCAAAGCCAGTGGTCCGCCGCCGCCACTCCGGCGGACTACGGCACGATGCTGGACGCCGCCGCCACACTGACGGCCGCCGCTCAGAAAGTCACCAAGGACAACTTCCTGATGATTCCGCAGCAGCTGACCAAGTGGACGGGAGGAAACACGGCCGACGGCGCCTACATCGCCGTGCTTTGCCAGATCTCGAGCAAGAACGGGGGAAACACCACGCAGATCTTCCCCAAGGTGTCGGGCAAGTACGCCTACGCCGCCGTGCCGGTGAACACCAACTGGCTGCCGGGCAAGAAGTACACCTACAAGCTGAAGTTCTTGGGCAGCGGCGGCGCCGGACACGTAGATCCGAACCAGACCAACCCGGACGATCCGAGCGACCCGAACGTGGACACCACGCAGAACAACGGCGGTGACCCCGTATTGGGCGGTGCCATCAAGTTCACCGTGACGGTTGAGGACTGGGACGAGCTGGCCGAGGAGGAAATAAGCCTGTAA
- a CDS encoding RluA family pseudouridine synthase, which produces MTVVYEDNHIIIVNKTASEIVQGDKTGDTPLSETVKRYLKEKYQKPGNVFIGVTHRLDRPVSGLVVFAKTGKALSRLNEMFKNGEVKKTYWAVVKNPPPQDEGELVHYMVRNEKQNKSYAYDREKPGGKKAVLHYRLIGHSQSYCLLEVDLKTGRHHQIRCQLAKMGCPIKGDLKYGFPRSNPDGGISLHARRIRFVHPVSKERIEIEAPTPASDGLWQSFETNLITE; this is translated from the coding sequence ATGACTGTCGTATACGAGGACAATCATATCATTATAGTCAACAAGACCGCTTCCGAGATAGTTCAGGGAGACAAGACGGGCGATACGCCGCTTTCGGAGACCGTGAAACGGTATCTGAAAGAGAAGTATCAGAAACCCGGCAATGTCTTTATCGGTGTCACCCACCGGCTGGACCGCCCCGTGAGCGGTCTTGTCGTTTTTGCCAAGACCGGCAAGGCGCTTTCGCGGCTGAACGAGATGTTCAAGAACGGCGAGGTGAAGAAGACCTATTGGGCGGTGGTGAAGAACCCGCCTCCCCAAGACGAGGGGGAGCTGGTGCACTACATGGTGCGCAACGAGAAGCAGAACAAGAGCTATGCCTACGACCGCGAGAAGCCGGGCGGCAAGAAAGCCGTTCTGCACTACCGGCTCATCGGGCATTCGCAGAGCTACTGCCTGCTGGAGGTAGACCTGAAGACCGGGCGCCATCATCAGATACGCTGCCAGCTGGCAAAGATGGGATGCCCCATCAAGGGCGATTTGAAATACGGCTTTCCGCGTTCCAACCCCGACGGCGGCATCAGCCTGCACGCGCGGCGCATCCGTTTCGTGCATCCGGTGTCCAAGGAACGGATAGAGATAGAAGCGCCCACCCCCGCCTCCGACGGCTTGTGGCAGAGTTTTGAAACGAATCTTATAACTGAATAG
- a CDS encoding DUF5119 domain-containing protein: MKTENMMKTGRHPLTSRPLRALGTAGAAVALTLCAALIAALITGTLSSCDHKTFCDPEPAVSKVHVVFDWRKAPGAAVTGMSLYLYPTAGGEMLRYDFDNALGGVVEIPPGNYRALFLNNDTETTLLRGTDAYGTFEAYTRPSYLLEPLGIQSSPSEANPTGEEVALPTDPVWGGRDGAVEVPAAKAVGEGAYDHQLTFYPERETSRYTVEVRNAENLRYVSALSFSLSGLSGSMALASDARSPLRTTIPFEGRTNADAGTATGHFHAFGLPSSGNKLRTLVIYVILTDGSKQFYSFDVSGQVNDAPDPLNVRIVIDGLKLPHPIVEPGGGGFQPSVDDWVGETIEMEM; this comes from the coding sequence ATGAAAACCGAGAATATGATGAAAACCGGAAGACACCCGCTCACGTCCCGCCCGCTGCGGGCCCTCGGCACCGCGGGCGCCGCCGTAGCGCTGACACTCTGCGCGGCCCTGATTGCCGCGCTCATCACCGGCACACTCTCATCCTGCGACCACAAGACTTTCTGCGACCCCGAGCCGGCCGTGTCGAAGGTGCATGTCGTCTTCGACTGGCGCAAGGCTCCCGGAGCGGCCGTCACCGGCATGAGCCTCTATCTCTATCCCACGGCCGGCGGTGAGATGCTGCGCTACGACTTCGACAACGCCCTTGGCGGCGTGGTGGAGATCCCTCCCGGCAACTACCGGGCCCTGTTCCTGAACAACGACACGGAGACCACGCTGCTGCGCGGCACCGACGCCTACGGAACCTTCGAGGCCTACACCCGTCCCTCCTACCTGCTCGAGCCGCTTGGCATACAGAGCAGCCCGTCGGAGGCCAACCCCACGGGCGAGGAGGTGGCACTGCCCACAGACCCCGTATGGGGCGGCCGGGACGGGGCTGTGGAGGTGCCCGCGGCAAAGGCCGTCGGCGAGGGGGCATACGACCATCAGCTGACGTTCTATCCCGAGCGGGAGACCTCGCGCTACACGGTGGAGGTGCGTAACGCCGAGAACCTGCGCTACGTGTCGGCCCTGAGCTTCTCCCTGTCGGGGCTGTCGGGCAGCATGGCCCTGGCTTCCGACGCCCGCTCGCCGCTACGCACCACCATCCCGTTCGAGGGGCGCACCAACGCCGACGCCGGCACCGCCACGGGCCATTTCCACGCCTTCGGCCTCCCGTCCTCGGGCAACAAGCTGCGCACGCTGGTGATATACGTCATCCTCACGGACGGGAGCAAGCAGTTCTACTCGTTCGACGTGAGCGGCCAGGTGAACGACGCCCCCGACCCCCTGAACGTGCGCATAGTGATAGACGGGCTGAAGCTGCCACACCCCATAGTGGAGCCGGGAGGGGGAGGTTTCCAACCCTCTGTGGACGACTGGGTGGGCGAGACGATAGAGATGGAGATGTAG
- a CDS encoding fimbrillin family protein codes for MRTMRFIRPVTTSRLLSGVVLALLSALLFAACSDEEDGGGLRGRTIGFEMTAPQGAEETGTKGAATRAAADTLPRVEITAIEGTTDEEGRQLYLHTLTEEDMAADDAREADAGVAGESGGATTKAAPVTTATMHADATVFAAVYPSADTWNNTVAPNYFFDTQVKKSESWATTYYWPGTNKRVAFFAYAPHHCAGVTLTTGIATPGAPAFSYTVPAAVAAQTDLLTASSVDVAGVLHAPAPLTFRHALTAVRFETGNPLLPGTVTKITLKGVYGTATHRIGESTWSGYSGTKDFAQTLAVVTPDPNVAGTEITQPSATFMMLPQTLPANAKIEVVYTDKLTNMQRTLTASIAGKVWGMGKTVTYRISTNSIVVTPILTVTPPADFEYTGGMKGYTVTSYLEVTRPGDPTKTVPAPWTVEYSTDNGLNWSNTRPAWLMSFTESGAGGTSPSTYTATVAAQVNSASANPHTEALKNASPVNDGTNTNIYDLSTHDGQGNIAPMRTANCYIVNAAGRYKLPLVYGNAVDYVKVPGTGNNTSAYTSTASGGNVLKPFINHRGAGITSPYIYNNANCTPDNCTLIWQDEPNLVTNVALSSDGHYLEFTVGQATIHQGNAVVAVRNASNTVLWSWHIWVTDYKPGTTGTATPDKEITNHQGKHYKIMTVNLGWCDGKEETYAERTVQVRFKQKPTAGYTPAATQTITVKQKAHTIAELGNNTYFQWGRKDPFVGGILDGSTMKNKTWYDALGTSHTDELPPTSNFSYNNACITSGITRPNTYCTNYYMDYKYANLWSANNTIYTNNDNPVVKTIYDPCPAGYKMPPGNVYTGFTTTGQYAGYSSQFNVQGPWDNGWNFYCDPSKTQTVFFPASGYRASNSAVPIFVGSYGYCWSAGPSNTYYGRYLHFCLGYVHPLSSNVFRSNGYGVRAAQE; via the coding sequence ATGAGAACTATGAGATTTATTCGCCCGGTCACGACCTCCCGGCTGCTGTCGGGCGTTGTGCTTGCGCTTCTGTCCGCGCTGCTGTTTGCGGCCTGCTCGGACGAGGAAGACGGCGGAGGCCTGCGGGGCAGGACCATCGGGTTTGAAATGACCGCACCGCAAGGGGCGGAGGAGACCGGTACGAAAGGAGCCGCCACCCGGGCGGCGGCCGACACCCTGCCACGGGTGGAGATAACCGCCATTGAGGGAACCACCGACGAAGAGGGAAGACAGCTGTACCTGCACACGCTCACGGAAGAGGACATGGCGGCAGATGACGCAAGGGAGGCCGATGCCGGCGTTGCCGGGGAAAGCGGCGGCGCAACCACCAAGGCGGCACCGGTGACTACCGCCACCATGCACGCCGACGCCACGGTGTTCGCCGCCGTGTACCCGTCCGCCGACACGTGGAACAACACCGTTGCCCCTAACTACTTCTTCGACACGCAGGTGAAGAAGTCGGAAAGCTGGGCGACGACCTACTACTGGCCGGGCACGAACAAGCGGGTGGCGTTTTTCGCCTACGCCCCTCACCACTGCGCGGGCGTTACCCTGACCACGGGCATCGCCACGCCCGGAGCACCGGCATTCAGCTACACCGTTCCGGCGGCCGTGGCCGCCCAGACCGACCTGCTGACGGCCTCGTCGGTGGACGTGGCGGGCGTGCTGCATGCGCCGGCGCCGCTGACATTCAGGCACGCGCTGACGGCCGTGCGCTTCGAGACGGGCAACCCGCTCCTGCCGGGGACGGTGACCAAGATAACCCTCAAGGGGGTGTACGGTACGGCGACGCACCGCATAGGGGAAAGCACATGGAGCGGGTACTCGGGCACAAAGGATTTCGCGCAGACGCTTGCCGTGGTGACGCCCGACCCTAATGTGGCGGGAACGGAGATTACACAGCCGTCGGCCACGTTCATGATGCTGCCGCAGACGCTGCCCGCGAATGCGAAGATAGAGGTGGTCTACACCGACAAGCTGACGAACATGCAGCGCACGCTCACGGCAAGCATAGCCGGTAAGGTGTGGGGCATGGGCAAGACTGTGACATACCGCATCAGCACAAACAGCATCGTGGTGACGCCTATACTGACGGTGACGCCCCCGGCGGACTTTGAGTACACGGGCGGCATGAAAGGCTACACGGTGACAAGCTACCTGGAGGTGACACGCCCGGGAGACCCGACAAAGACCGTACCTGCCCCGTGGACGGTGGAGTACTCCACGGACAACGGGCTGAACTGGAGCAATACTAGACCGGCGTGGCTCATGTCCTTCACCGAAAGCGGCGCGGGCGGAACCTCGCCCTCTACATACACCGCCACCGTGGCGGCACAGGTGAACAGCGCCTCGGCCAACCCGCACACCGAAGCACTGAAGAATGCCTCACCGGTGAACGACGGGACAAACACCAACATATACGACCTCTCCACCCACGACGGGCAAGGAAACATCGCCCCCATGCGTACGGCCAACTGCTACATAGTGAACGCCGCCGGGAGGTATAAATTGCCGCTGGTGTACGGAAATGCCGTGGATTACGTCAAGGTGCCCGGCACGGGCAACAACACTTCCGCTTACACATCTACGGCAAGCGGAGGCAATGTGCTGAAGCCGTTTATCAACCACCGAGGAGCAGGTATTACCTCCCCGTATATTTACAACAATGCAAACTGCACTCCCGATAACTGCACGCTCATCTGGCAGGACGAGCCGAACCTTGTTACGAACGTGGCCCTCTCTTCCGACGGGCACTACCTCGAGTTTACTGTGGGGCAGGCCACCATTCACCAAGGCAACGCCGTGGTGGCGGTGCGCAACGCATCGAACACCGTGCTGTGGAGCTGGCACATCTGGGTGACGGACTACAAGCCCGGAACAACGGGAACAGCCACACCCGACAAGGAAATAACCAACCACCAGGGTAAACATTATAAGATTATGACCGTCAACCTCGGTTGGTGCGACGGAAAGGAGGAGACCTACGCCGAACGCACCGTACAAGTACGCTTCAAGCAGAAGCCTACGGCAGGATACACGCCGGCGGCGACACAAACCATCACAGTGAAACAGAAAGCGCATACCATTGCGGAACTTGGGAACAATACCTACTTCCAGTGGGGACGCAAAGACCCGTTCGTGGGGGGTATACTCGACGGCTCCACAATGAAGAATAAGACATGGTATGATGCATTGGGGACATCCCACACCGACGAGCTTCCTCCGACAAGCAACTTCTCATACAATAATGCCTGCATCACCTCAGGCATCACCCGGCCTAACACGTACTGTACGAATTATTACATGGATTATAAATACGCCAACCTCTGGAGTGCAAACAACACCATTTATACAAATAACGACAACCCTGTTGTAAAGACCATCTACGACCCTTGCCCCGCAGGCTACAAAATGCCTCCGGGCAATGTTTACACCGGTTTTACTACAACGGGACAATACGCGGGCTACTCGTCACAATTCAATGTGCAAGGACCTTGGGACAACGGTTGGAACTTCTATTGCGACCCAAGTAAGACCCAAACCGTCTTTTTCCCTGCGTCGGGCTATCGGGCCAGCAATTCCGCAGTGCCCATCTTCGTGGGGAGCTACGGCTACTGTTGGTCGGCGGGGCCGAGCAACACGTACTACGGGAGGTACCTGCACTTCTGCCTGGGCTACGTGCACCCGCTGAGCAGCAACGTATTTCGGAGCAACGGCTACGGGGTGAGGGCGGCCCAAGAATAA